The following coding sequences are from one Musa acuminata AAA Group cultivar baxijiao chromosome BXJ1-6, Cavendish_Baxijiao_AAA, whole genome shotgun sequence window:
- the LOC135677169 gene encoding 14 kDa zinc-binding protein-like — MADSEKEATEAPTTIFDKIIKKEIPSTVVYEDDKVLAFRDIAPQAPTHILIIPKVKDGLSGLSKAEERHVEILGYLLYIAKLVAKQEGLGDGFRIVINDGNDAGQSVYHLHVHLLGGRQMNWPPG; from the exons ATGGCAGATTCAGAGAAGGAGGCGACGGAAGCACCCACAACAAT ATTTGACAAGATTATAAAGAAGGAGAtcccgtccaccgttgtttatgaGGATGACAAG GTTCTTGCATTCAGAGATATCGCCCCACAAGCTCCCACACATATATTAATCATTCCAAAAGTTAAAGATGGGTTGAGTGGGCTTTCAAAG GCTGAAGAGAGGCATGTAGAGATACTTGGCTACCTGCTATATATTGCCAAACTGGTAGCGAAGCAGGAAGGACTTGGAGATGGATTTAGGATTGTCATCAATGATGGCAATGATGCTG GTCAATCGGTGTATCATCTACACGTACATCTTCTCGGTGGAAGACAGATGAATTGGCCTCCTGGCTAA
- the LOC135677566 gene encoding probable E3 ubiquitin-protein ligase RHA1A: MGLLMCVLMSILFSNLLFFLVRIVQLHARAQLAWGSHDVHPPATRNGSHEAAECVFCLCDIEEGEEIRELRCRHLFHRSCLDRWLVRRRATCPLCRDVLLPREPATVKSSGGGAGDDDEDELDDWMVMLFAYLRWWMP, translated from the coding sequence ATGGGACTGCTGATGTGTGTTCTGATGTCGATTCTCTTCTCCAACCTGCTATTCTTCCTCGTAAGGATCGTTCAACTGCATGCGAGAGCTCAACTCGCGTGGGGGTCGCACGACGTCCATCCGCCGGCGACGCGGAACGGGTCACACGAGGCGGCGGAGTGCGTCTTCTGCTTGTGCGACATCGAGGAGGGCGAGGAGATAAGGGAGCTTAGATGCAGGCACCTCTTCCACAGGAGTTGCCTTGACCGGTGGCTGGTGCGGCGGAGGGCGACGTGCCCTCTGTGCCGGGACGTCCTGCTGCCTCGTGAGCCGGCGACCGTGAAGAGTAGCGGCGGCGGTGCGGGGGACGACGACGAGGACGAGCTCGACGATTGGATGGTGATGTTGTTTGCGTACTTGAGATGGTGGATGCCATGA